Sequence from the Candidatus Accumulibacter similis genome:
CTGATGGGCAAGGGCGGAACCTGATAGCCCAGCTCGAACAGGATCAGGCCCAGTGCCAGATCAACGAAAAGCTGGTTGGACTCGACGTCGTAGGGCGCGATCCAGCCCAGTCCGCTCTGTCCGACCAGCAGTCCAAAGACGACGTAGCCCGTCGTTCGTGGCAAGGACAACGCTCGACGCGCAAGCTCGCCTGCTCCGAGACCACCAAGTAGCGCCATGCCGAAGATCTGGATCGAATTGAACATCGAGTCGTGCATCCTTGCCGCTTCGCTCAGGGTGTTCGGAGAACGCGAGCAGTCGCCCCGCTCCAAGTCATCTCCACGAGTGCGCGCACGAAAATACCCCTCGCAAACGCATTGTACAGCAATATAATTGGCTTTCTCGACGAGAGCAATAGGTGACGCCCGATGACGCTTCCCTTGCCGGCTGCCACGCCACAGACCCACCTGGCGGTGCTGCAACAGTTCCGCGTGATCTACGGCACGATGCGCCAGTACTTCCGCGATTTGGAAGAGCGCTGCGGGATCCCTGGCGCGCAGATGTGGATTCTGCAGGAGGTGCAGCGCTGCCCGGGGATTGGCGTGACCGAACTCGCGGCACGGCTGGCCATACATCAGTCCACCTGTAGTCAGCTCGTCGACCGACTGGCCGTTCGCGGATGCCTCGTCAAGACGCGCAATCTGCCGGACCAGCGCCGGCTCGGCCTGCATCTCGCGCCTGGCGGCGAGAAGGCAATCGCGGCGCTACCGGGGTCGGCAGAAGGCGCCCTGCCCGCAGCACTCGCCGCGATGCCCGAAGTGGCGCTGAAAACATTGCAGATCAATCTATCTGAGCTGATACGGCACCTCCCGGGACGAGACGATGCCTTCGCCAGCGTGCCGCTGGCCGAAATCGTACGGAACGAGAAATGAGTAGCGGAACGATCAGGATCCGGCGCTTCGGTCTCACCCTGTTGCCCCTCTGCTGCATGCTCGCCGGATGTACCACGTTCGGCCAGTCGCCGACGGACACGGTGCCGCCACCGGCACCCGGATCCTCCTTGACCACCGACTCGCCGGCCGACGAGCCACCGCCAGCCCGGAGCTTGGACTCTGTCGAGTCCGACCCAGCCGATAACATCTACTTCGCCCGGCGCGTCACGCACATCGATCCCGCCGGGCAAGACAAGCTGCGGCTGCATGCGGCGCGGTTGAAGGAGCATCCGGGGCAGGTGGTCTACCTCGCCGCTTACGCCGAGGATCTCGGCAGTGCCTCCTACGAACTGGCCATAGCGAACCAGCGTATCGAAGCCGTGACCAAGCTCCTTCGCAACTACGGCGTGGCCAGACGGCAAGTGCATCCGCTGCGTCGCTACGGCGTCGCGCGAGGGCGACCAGCGCCCGCGTGCGCGACAACGGATTGTCGCGACAGGAAGGGCCGCGTGGTCTTGAGCTACGGCCCCCGGTAACGCCGCTCAACGGGTCGCCGTCGGAAGCCCACGAGCAGGGTGCCTTCGACGCTCGCCAGCCCGTCTGGGCAGTTCGTCGCTGCTGGCGGGAAGGGCGTCGATCCCGCTCGCCTCGAGGAGCAAGCCGCCTAGCGCGATCCCAGCCGGCTGGCGTTGTCCTCGACCTGACGCACGATCGGCCGCATTCCCTGCTCGACGACTTCGGCAGCACGGCCCCAGAGCTGGTACCAGCACAGCGCGCTGGCGAGCAGTGCGTCGCCGAAAGCTGCCTGGCGGGCGCTGAAGTCCTCACCGCTGCGGCTGCCGGCGAGCGCGGCGACGCTGCCGGCCAGCGCGATCGCCTTTTCGCCGGCGTCGGCGACGAAGGCCTGCGTCTCGCTCTGCATTGCCGAGGCCATCGCCACCGCCGCTTCGAGCGGCACCGCCACCTTCTCGCGCGTCATGACGCCCATCTCCGTCCAGTCGTGCCGTTGCCGCAGCGTCGCGCCGCGCAGCAGTTGCTGGCTGCGCTCGCCGACGACTTCCATCGAGCCGACCAGCAGCCGGCTGCTCTGGCGCCCGACGCGGATCCACTGCAGGACCGGCGCCAGCAACTCGTCACGCACTTCTTCTCGTTTCATTGCCGCTTTCTCCTTGGTTGGTGCTGCTGCGTTGCGGACGCGCCGGCGGGTTGCCGGGCGGCGGCCGATGCCTCACAGGTAGCGGGCGGCATCGGCCAGGTTCATCGTCGGCGCCTGCGTCATCTGCTCGCGACCGACGCGGGCAACGATGACGGCACGGCGGACCGGCGCCGCGCCGCTGAGTTCGGCCACATGCACGTCGAGGTCGACGACCGCTTCGCTGCTCTCGCCTTCGACGACGATGTTCATCGGGTTTAGCCGCAGGTGCCGTGTTTCAGTGCGCAGGTAGCGCTGCGGATTTTCCAGCACCTCGCGCAGGCTGTCCAGCTCCATTTCGAGGAGCGACTCGTTGCCGCCGATCGCCGCCAGCTGCTTCTCGTTGTCGAGCAGTTCGGCCTCGAGCCGCGCCTGTTCGCTGCTCGCCGCCGGCGGCGAGTTGCCGTACAGCGAGCCGAGCCCCGGCCCCTGCTGCCGCAGCAGGCGCAGGCGGGCACGCAGCAACGAGCGGTTGGCCTCGAGTTCCTGCCGTTCGACGCGCTCCTCGCCGATCTCCGCCAGCGCCTGCGCCAACAGGTATTCGAAGGCCTGCGCACCGACGGCGCGGCGCAGCCGCGACTCGTCGCGGCCACAGATGTGCGCCCGGTGGTCGGAGAAGCTGACGCTGGTCTGCGCGACGTCACGCTGTACCAGGTCGCCCTGCAACGCCATGCCGAAGACACGCTGCTCGGTG
This genomic interval carries:
- a CDS encoding OmpA family protein, whose amino-acid sequence is MSSGTIRIRRFGLTLLPLCCMLAGCTTFGQSPTDTVPPPAPGSSLTTDSPADEPPPARSLDSVESDPADNIYFARRVTHIDPAGQDKLRLHAARLKEHPGQVVYLAAYAEDLGSASYELAIANQRIEAVTKLLRNYGVARRQVHPLRRYGVARGRPAPACATTDCRDRKGRVVLSYGPR
- a CDS encoding winged helix-turn-helix transcriptional regulator; amino-acid sequence: MTLPLPAATPQTHLAVLQQFRVIYGTMRQYFRDLEERCGIPGAQMWILQEVQRCPGIGVTELAARLAIHQSTCSQLVDRLAVRGCLVKTRNLPDQRRLGLHLAPGGEKAIAALPGSAEGALPAALAAMPEVALKTLQINLSELIRHLPGRDDAFASVPLAEIVRNEK